A window of Exiguobacterium sp. FSL W8-0210 contains these coding sequences:
- a CDS encoding lysophospholipid acyltransferase family protein — protein MKEANKSKLAESVFHTYVDHALIRRHFHRVLYRADDLPVPGLMLATHSSWWDGMILFHLDQTCFHHDPYVMIDQAGLARFPFFSRLGAFSVDRTSFADIKTSLHYAKERLQNGSSVWMFPQGEERHQEDRPLRLASGATHLTRHTDHVSLVAFYYSYGHEQQPDVYIRTRRFHPLPDERSSAQAKRLTTELTDLYDDIRADAIAERVDLYRCLSTRREPLPARTERWLRAFRS, from the coding sequence TTGAAAGAAGCAAACAAAAGCAAATTAGCTGAATCCGTATTTCATACGTATGTCGATCATGCTTTGATCCGACGTCATTTCCACCGTGTCTTATATCGAGCAGACGATTTACCTGTCCCTGGTCTCATGCTTGCTACACACAGTTCTTGGTGGGACGGTATGATTCTTTTTCATTTAGATCAGACCTGTTTCCATCACGACCCCTATGTCATGATTGATCAAGCAGGGCTTGCTCGTTTCCCGTTCTTCTCCCGTCTTGGAGCTTTCTCTGTTGACCGGACATCATTCGCTGATATTAAGACAAGCCTTCATTATGCAAAAGAACGACTTCAAAATGGCAGCAGCGTCTGGATGTTTCCTCAAGGCGAGGAACGTCATCAAGAGGACCGTCCGCTTCGCTTAGCAAGTGGTGCCACACATTTGACGCGTCATACGGATCACGTGTCTCTCGTCGCCTTTTATTATTCATATGGTCATGAACAGCAACCGGACGTCTATATCCGGACGCGTCGCTTTCATCCATTACCTGACGAACGGTCAAGTGCTCAGGCAAAACGACTGACAACAGAACTAACTGATTTATACGACGACATTCGAGCAGATGCAATTGCGGAACGTGTTGATTTGTATCGCTGTCTCTCTACCCGAAGGGAACCACTTCCTGCGCGAACGGAGCGCTGGTTACGGGCATTTCGGTCATGA